The following nucleotide sequence is from Coregonus clupeaformis isolate EN_2021a unplaced genomic scaffold, ASM2061545v1 scaf2300, whole genome shotgun sequence.
CATCAACCTCGCTTCAAATTGAACATAAGTGGTGATATGGGGTGAGCTTTGCTGCTATTCTAATATTAGCTTCAGGCTACTGCTGACTTGTGTTTGGATGACTCTTCATAATGGCTTACATATgacatatacagtcgtggtcaaaagttttgagaatgacacaagtattggtcttcacaaagtttgctgcttcagtgttatgagatatttttgccagatgttactatggtatactgaagtataattacaagcattccataagtgtcaaaggcttttattgacaattacattaagtttatgcaaagagtcaatatttgcagtgttgacccttctttttcaagacctctgcaatccgccctggcatgctgtcaattaacttctgggccacatcctgactgatggcagcccattcttgcataatcaatgcttggagtttgtcagaatttgtggggttttgtttgtccacccgcctcttgaggattgaccacaagttctcaatgggattaaggtctggggagtttcctggccatggacccaaaatgtcgatgtttttttccccgagccacttagttatcacttttgccttatggcaaggtgctccatcatgctggaaaaggcattgttcgtcaccaaactgttcttggatggttgggagaagttgctctcggaggatgtgttggtaccattctttattcatggctgtgttcttaggcaaaattgtgagtgagcccactcccttggctgagaagcaaccccacacatgaatggtctcaggatgctttactgttggcatgacacaggactgatggtagcgctcaccttgtcttctccggacaaggtgttttccggatgccgagataatccatccacctgacaggtgtggcatatcaaggtgattaaacaggatgatcattacacaggtgcaccttgtgctggggacaataaaaggccactctaaaatgtgcagttttgtcacacaacacaatgccacagatgtctaaagttttgagggagcgtgcaattggcatgctgactgcaggaatgtccaacagagctgttgccagataattgaatgttaagttctctaccataagccgcctccgacgtcgttttagagaatttggcagtacatccaaccggcctcaaaaccgcagaccacgtgtaaccacgccagcccaggacctccacatccagcttcttcacctgcgggatcgtctgagaccagccacccagacagctgatgaaacagtgggtttgcacaactgaagaatttctgcacaaactgtcagaaaccgtctcagggaagctcatatgcttgctcgtcgtcctcaccagggtcttgacctgactgcagttcggcgtcgtaaccaacttcagtgggcaaatgctcaccttcgatggccactggcacactggagaagtttcaactgtactgggcagatggcagacaccATGTAATGCGTCgagtgggcaagcggtttgctgaagtCAGCATTGgaacagagtgcccaatggtggcggtggggttatggtatgggcagtcataagctacggacaacgaacacaattgcattttattgatggcaatttgaatgcacagagatactgtgacaagatcctgaggcccattgtcgtgccattcatccgctgccatcacctcatgtttcagcatgataatacatgggccccatgtcacaaggatctgtacacaattcctggaagctgtaaatgtcccagttcttccatggcctgcatactaaccagacatgtcacccattgagcatgtttgggatgctctggatcgacgtgtatgacagcatgttccagttcctgccaataacAGCAACTTCGCAGAGCCATTGAAAATGAGTGGTACAACATTCCACACGCCACaataaacagcctgatcaactctatgcaaaggagatgtgtcgcgctgcatgaggcaaatggtggtcacaccagatactgactggttttctgatttccttatatgaagtgtaactcagtataatccttgaaattgttgcatgttgcatttatatttttgttcagtgtatatcatTTGATTGAAAATAATATAATGAGTATGTAATGGGCATCAGATACCTTAACCACAGGGATTAGCCTGTTACCTGGAACGATATCCTAACAGAGCTATCTGCTTATTCAACTATTACACAGTATCTATTAACAGTTTCTAACTCTCTGTTTGTTGGTTGAGTGCCGTCTTTCTGTTAAATGTATCTAGTGCTCGCTGATGgttgtttttatttttagatGGCAGGAGACTTTCACTAAACAGCATCATTATGACCTCTCCCCCTTGATATGGAACGCAAACGAATTGGATCGCTACTTTGTGATGATAACGGCCATTGATGAAACGGAGGAATCAGCATCTCAGAAGTCCTCGATATTCACATTTAATAGTCTCCTGACAGCTGACATCTGTAAGTACAATGTTGTCAAAAGTGGGTTTTCAAAGTGGGCATTGAAAACATACCAATATTTTTCCTCCTTGTATAGAAACGTGATTTCTTTGTGTGACACAAAACTGACATCCATCTAAGCAACAGAGAAGTATATATGACAAAATTGAGGTAGTCCTCCACCAGATCAGTATATTCATTACTGCAGGCATTTGCTCTAACCCTACTCTAATACCCTTTTCATTTTATCTCAGGCAAATTGGATTTCCCTGCCGTAGATGTGTCAATGAAGGATATGGAGGTCACAGTGAGCTTCGACAACCCTTACCACCTGTACACAGAACTGAGAGAGTCTCGCATGGGAGGAGATGACAAAACCTTCTCTTACCAAGTAACCTATGAAAATGTAAGTATGATGAAAATTGCCCTTAATTGGTTAGAATCTACAGTATACATGCAGAGGGTAACACAGGTCACATCCATTTAATTACTTTGCCCAGTGCATTAGTAATGATGACCTAAAGTTAACATCTATGGatacttaatgatgatgttgacATTAGCTGATTTACTAATTGCATATTCTTTCTTCTGTCTGCAGACTAATCACCAATTTAATTGCAAGATAGAAGACAAAGTCTGTCGTTATACCTTCACAATCCTGGAGAACAAGGAGCAGTACTGTGTTAGTCTGGAAGGGGATGCAATGGGCCACAAGAGTTATGTTCAACAGAACAGGACCCATCTGTGGCCATGAAGACAGTAAGCACACTACCATTTGtaaacattacattttttttgttataTGTGGTCCAAGTAGGCGTTATTTAATTCTGGCATTTTGTCTTGATTAATTATTgcattttttatgaattattaTAGTCAAAATGAATAGTGGCTATGGAAAGTTATCTTACAATGACATAGTATGCTAGTTAAGTGATTCAGTGACTGATATGTTTATCTATCTGCAGAAACAATTTCACTGGAATCATCTTTGCTCATGCTTttgccattgatcatcattgGCATTGTGGCCTTTGTAGTCTTTGTGACAATAAGGCTCTGCAAGAGAAGCATGCGGAAAATAACCTTGTCCAATTTTCCAAAGACTTTGGTAAGCGCACAATGTGTATAGTGGGTAACGTGCAATGTATGTATTATGTAGaatgtgtaatgtatagtgtataCATGGACCTgtgtatatgtggtcctctgtagctcagctggtagagcacggcgcttgtaatgccaaggtagtgggttcgatccccgggaccacccatacacaaaaaaaaaatgtatgcacgcatgactgtaagtcgctttggataaaagcgtctgctaaatggcatattattatatttatgTATACAGCAGTA
It contains:
- the LOC121565907 gene encoding LOW QUALITY PROTEIN: interferon gamma receptor 1 (The sequence of the model RefSeq protein was modified relative to this genomic sequence to represent the inferred CDS: deleted 1 base in 1 codon), whose protein sequence is MMLAFCSSLTVLMVLVTEVSTLVPPPENVTVSCNNFQTTVYWNYSELLHQPRFKLNISGDMGWQETFTKQHHYDLSPLIWNANELDRYFVMITAIDETEESASQKSSIFTFNSLLTADICKLDFPAVDVSMKDMEVTVSFDNPYHLYTELRESRMGGDDKTFSYQVTYENTNHQFNCKIEDKVCRYTFTILENKEQYCVSLEGDAMGHRVMFNRTGPICGHEDKTISLESSLLMLLPLIIIGIVAFVVFVTIRLCKRSMRKITLSNFPKTLASVLSNPHANNIMYLQCEIIAHISGIEPATTTSQSLLETSEEEEEPVESPTTSVGSSAYPQYPISSGQVGEVLCGDDSVGTDSRTFEVEDMDLTNSGYDKPHVLVQEVEVEMSAGDVVVGYGLSTSDLRL